One Natrinema halophilum genomic window carries:
- a CDS encoding saccharopine dehydrogenase family protein has translation MDSLLIYGSYGYTGRLIAHHAVERGGSPAIAGRDGRSVARQSDELGVEGRTFDLESDDIESHIESFDAVLNCAGPFGETAEPMVAACLETETDYLDITGEFPVFERLRQQNGAARDAGITLLPGVGFDVVPTDCLAAFLEERVPEADQLVLGIKGGGGLSRGTARTLVEHLGDGGVVRRNGRLIQVPTAFRTREIDFGNGPEHAVTIPWGDVVTAAQSTGIESVEVYAAAPPWATKVLPIVDSLGWVLERETTKQLLKRIIDARLDGPDERSLAIGSAIVWGEVTDEATGRRARARLHTPNPYALTAKSAVSAAEHILEGRKRIPTGFQTPASAFGSEFALDLPGSERELLESPPDSDRPNRSAVELDD, from the coding sequence ATGGACTCCCTTCTCATCTACGGCTCGTACGGCTACACCGGTCGACTGATCGCACATCACGCCGTCGAACGGGGAGGGTCACCCGCGATCGCGGGCCGCGACGGCCGCTCGGTCGCCCGTCAATCCGACGAACTGGGCGTCGAGGGCCGCACGTTCGACCTCGAGTCGGACGATATCGAATCACACATCGAGAGCTTCGACGCCGTCCTCAACTGTGCAGGACCGTTCGGCGAGACGGCCGAACCGATGGTCGCGGCCTGCCTCGAGACCGAGACGGACTATCTGGACATCACCGGCGAATTCCCCGTTTTCGAGCGGCTTCGCCAGCAAAATGGGGCGGCTCGCGATGCTGGCATTACGCTGCTTCCGGGCGTCGGCTTCGACGTCGTTCCGACGGACTGTCTGGCGGCATTTCTCGAGGAACGGGTCCCCGAGGCAGACCAGCTCGTACTCGGGATCAAAGGCGGTGGTGGGCTTTCTCGAGGGACTGCCAGAACGCTCGTCGAGCACCTCGGCGACGGCGGCGTCGTGCGGCGAAACGGGCGGCTCATTCAGGTGCCGACCGCCTTCCGAACGCGGGAGATCGATTTCGGCAACGGGCCCGAACACGCCGTGACGATTCCCTGGGGCGACGTCGTGACTGCGGCCCAGAGTACGGGCATCGAATCTGTCGAGGTGTACGCCGCCGCGCCACCATGGGCGACCAAGGTGTTACCGATCGTCGATTCCTTGGGGTGGGTCCTCGAGCGTGAGACGACCAAACAGCTGCTGAAACGGATAATCGATGCCCGACTCGATGGTCCGGACGAACGATCTCTGGCGATCGGCAGCGCCATCGTCTGGGGGGAAGTCACGGACGAAGCCACCGGGCGACGGGCACGCGCTCGATTACACACGCCGAATCCCTACGCACTGACTGCCAAGTCGGCGGTATCGGCCGCCGAGCACATCCTCGAGGGGCGAAAACGAATTCCGACGGGATTTCAGACCCCCGCATCGGCCTTCGGGAGCGAGTTCGCACTCGACCTTCCGGGATCGGAGCGTGAACTCCTCGAGTCGCCGCCCGATTCCGACAGGCCGAATCGGTCAGCCGTCGAACTCGACGACTGA
- a CDS encoding DUF7344 domain-containing protein has product MTSRSDSDLDVVEFVQKLLDWLDEDDVSTEALTDAFALLSDRRRRLLLEVMRTYEEELTLPDAAEEVAIRETGHTVTNIPAERVTEVYLSLYHDHLPRLVDAGLLEYDQERDLVAPDAI; this is encoded by the coding sequence ATGACTTCCAGATCCGATTCGGACCTCGACGTCGTCGAGTTCGTACAGAAGTTGCTCGACTGGCTCGACGAGGACGACGTGTCAACCGAGGCGCTGACCGACGCGTTCGCCCTGTTGTCCGACCGTCGCCGACGGCTCCTGCTCGAGGTCATGCGTACCTACGAGGAGGAACTGACGCTCCCGGATGCGGCGGAGGAAGTCGCTATCCGGGAAACGGGCCACACCGTGACCAACATTCCGGCCGAGCGGGTCACGGAGGTCTACCTCTCGCTCTATCACGACCATCTCCCGAGGTTGGTCGATGCAGGCCTACTCGAGTACGACCAAGAACGAGATCTGGTCGCCCCGGATGCCATCTAG